Proteins from a single region of Symphalangus syndactylus isolate Jambi chromosome 12, NHGRI_mSymSyn1-v2.1_pri, whole genome shotgun sequence:
- the ITGA10 gene encoding integrin alpha-10 isoform X3 encodes MELPLVTHLFLPLVFLTGCPTYMDVVIVLDGSNSIYPWSEVQTFLRRLVGKLFIDPEQIQVGLVQYGESPVHEWSLGEFRTKEEVVRAAKNLSRREGRETKTAQAIMVACTEGFSQSHGGRPEAARLLVVVTDGESHDGEELPAALKACEAGRVTRYGIAVLGHYLRRQRDPSSFLREIRTIASDPDERFFFNVTDEAALTDIVDALGDRIFGLEGSHAENESSFGLEMSQIGFSTHRLKDGILFGMVGAYDWGGSVLWLEGGHRLFPPRMALEDEFPPALQNHAAYLGYSVSSMLLWGGRRLFLSGAPRFRHRGKVIAFQLKKDGAVRVAQSLQGEQIGSYFGSELCPLDTDRDGTTDVLLVAAPMFLGPQNKETGRVYVYLVGQQSLLTLQGTLQPEPPQDARFGFAMGALPDLNQDGFADVAVGAPLEDGHQGALYLYHGTQSGVRPHPAQRIAAASMPHALSYFGRSVDGRLDLDGDDLVDVAVGAQGAAILLSSQPIVHLVPSLEVTPQAISVVQRDCRRRGQEAVCLTAALCFQVTSRTPGRWDHRFYMRFTASLDEWTAGARAAFDGSGQRLSPRRLRLSVGNVTCEQLHFHVLDTSDYLRPVALTVTFALDNTTKPGPVLNEGSPTSIQKLVPFSKDCGPDNECVTDLVLQVNMDIRGSRKAPFVVRGGRRKVLVSATLENRKENAYNTSLSLIFSRNLHLASLTPQRDSPIKVECAAPSAHARLCSVGHPVFQTGAKVTFLLEFEFSCSSLLSEVFVKLTASSDSLERNGTLQDNTAQTSAYIQYEPHLLFSSESTLHRYEVHPYGTLPAGPGPEFKTTLRVQNLGCYVISGLIISALLPAVAHGGNYFLSLSQVITNNASCIVQNLTEPSGPPVHPEELQHTNRLNESNTQCQVVRCHLGQLAKGTEVSVGLLRLVHNEFFRKAKFKSLTVVSTFELGTEEGSVLQLTEASRWSESLLEVVQTRLILISLWILIGSVLGGLLLLALLVFCLWKLGFFAHKKIPEEEKREEKLEQ; translated from the exons ATGGAACTCCCCCTCGTCACTCACCTGTTCTTGCCCCTGGTGTTCCTGACAG GCTGCCCAACATACATGGATGTTGTCATCGTCTTGGATGGCTCTAACAGCATCTACCCCTGGTCTGAAGTTCAGACCTTCCTACGAAGACTGGTAGGGAAACTGTTTATTGACCCAGAACAGATACAG GTGGGACTGGTACAGTATGGGGAGAGCCCTGTACATGAGTGGTCCCTGGGAGAGTTCCGAACGAAGGAAGAAGTGGTGAGAGCAGCAAAGAACCTCAGTCGGCGGGAGGGACGAGAAACAAAGACTGCCCAAGCAATAATGGTGGCCTG cACAGAAGGGTTCAGTCAGTCCCATGGGGGCCGACCCGAGGCTGCCAGGCTACTGGTGGTTGTCACTGATGGAGAGTCCCATGATGGAGAGGAGCTTCCTGCAGCACTAAAGGCTTGTGAGGCTGGAAGAGTGACACGCTATGGGATTGCA GTCCTTGGTCACTACCTCCGGCGGCAGCGAGATCCCAGCTCTTTCCTGAGAGAAATTAGAACTATTGCCAGTGATCCAGATGAACGATTCTTCTTCAATGTCACAGATGAGGCTGCTCTGACTGACATTGTGGATGCACTAGGAGATCGGATTTTTGGTCTCGAAG GGTCCCATGCAGAAAACGAAAGCTCCTTTGGGCTGGAAATGTCTCAGATTGGTTTCTCCACTCATCGGCTAAAG GATGGGATTCTCTTTGGGATGGTGGGGGCCTATGACTGGGGAGGCTCTGTGCTATGGCTTGAAGGAGGTCACCGCCTTTTCCCCCCACGAATGGCACTGGAAGACGAGTTCCCCCCTGCATTGCAGAACCATGCAGCCTACCTGG GTTACTCTGTTTCTTCCATGCTTTTGTGGGGTGGACGCCGCCTGTTTCTCTCTGGGGCTCCTCGATTTAGACATCGAGGAAAAGTCATCGCCTTCCAGCTTAAGAAAGATGGGGCTGTGAGGGTTGCCCAGAGCCTCCAGGGGGAGCAG ATTGGTTCATACTTTGGCAGTGAGCTCTGCCCATTGGATACAGATAGGGATGGAACAACTGATGTCTTACTTGTGGCTGCCCCCATGTTCCTGGGACCCCAGAACAAGGAAACAGGACGTGTTTATGTGTATCTGGTGGGCCAG CAGTCCTTGCTGACCCTCCAAGGAACACTTCAGCCAGAACCCCCGCAGGATGCTCGGTTTGGCTTTGCCATGGGTGCTCTTCCTGATCTGAACCAAGATGGTTTTGCTGATGTGGCTGTGGGGGCGCCTCTGGAGGATGGGCACCAGGGAGCACTGTACCTGTACCATGGAACCCAGAGTGGAGTCAGGCCCCATCCTGCCCAG aGGATTGCTGCTGCCTCCATGCCACACGCCCTCAGCTACTTTGGCCGAAGTGTGGATGGCCGGCTAGATCTGGATGGAGATGATCTGGTCGATGTGGCTGTGGGTGCCCAGGGGGCAGCCATCCTGCTCAG CTCCCAGCCCATTGTCCATCTGGTCCCATCACTGGAGGTGACCCCACAGGCCATCAGTGTGGTTCAGAGGGACTGTAGGCGGCGAGGccaggaggcagtctgtctgacCGCAGCCCTTTGCTTCCAAGTGACCTCCCGTACTCCTGGTCGCTGGGATCACCGATTCT ACATGAGGTTCACCGCATCACTGGATGAATGGACAGCTGGGGCACGTGCAGCATTTGATGGCTCTGGCCAGAGGTTGTCCCCTCGGAGGCTCCGGCTCAGTGTGGGGAATGTCACTTGTGAGCAGCTACACTTCCATGTGCTG GATACATCAGATTACCTCCGGCCAGTGGCCTTGACTGTGACCTTTGCCTTGGACAATACCACAAAGCCAGGGCCTGTGCTGAATGAGGGCTCACCCACCTCTATACAAAAGCTG gTCCCCTTCTCAAAGGATTGTGGCCCTGACAATGAATGTGTCACAGACCTGGTGCTTCAAGTGAATATGGACATCAGAGGCTCCAG GAAGGCCCCATTTGTGGTTCGAGGTGGCCGGCGGAAAGTGCTGGTATCTGCAACTCTGGAGAACAGGAAGGAAAATGCTTACAATACTAGCCTGAGTCTCATCTTCTCTAGAAACCTCCACCTGGCCAGTCTCACTCCTCAG AGAGACAGCCCAATAAAGGTGGAATGTGCAGCCCCTTCTGCTCATGCCCGGCTCTGCAGTGTGGGGCATCCTGTCTTCCAGACTGGAGCCAAG GTGACCTTTCTGCTAGAGTTTGAGTTTAGCTGCTCCTCTCTCCTGAGTGAGGTCTTTGTGAAGCTGACTGCCAGCAG TGACAGCCTGGAGAGAAATGGGACCCTTCAAGATAACACAGCCCAGACCTCAGCCTACATCCAATATGAGCCCCACCTCCTGTTCTCTAG TGAGTCTACCCTGCACCGCTATGAGGTTCACCCATATGGGACCCTCCCAGCGGGTCCTGGCCCAGAATTCAAAACCACTCTTAGG GTTCAGAACCTAGGCTGCTATGTGATCAGTGGCCTCATCATCTCAGCACTCCTTCCAGCTGTGGCCCATGGGGGCAATTACTTCCTCTCACTGTCTCAAGTCATCACTAACAAT GCAAGCTGCATAGTGCAGAACCTGACTGAACCCTCAGGCCCACCTGTGCATCCAGAGGAGCTTCAACACACAAACAGACTG AATGAGAGCAATACTCAGTGTCAGGTGGTGAGGTGCCACCTTGGGCAGCTGGCAAAGGGGACTGAGGTCTCTGTTGGACTATTGAGGCTGGTTCACAATGAATTTTTCCGAAAA GCCAAGTTCAAGTCCCTGACAGTGGTCAGCACCTTTGAGCTGGGAACCGAAGAGGGCAGTGTCCTACAGCTGACTGAAGCCTCCCGTTGGAGTGAG
- the ITGA10 gene encoding integrin alpha-10 isoform X2, with amino-acid sequence MILAPQVSAPPLTWMNITHAYSQGHQKLNLDTVSYNMLGVDSDGCPTYMDVVIVLDGSNSIYPWSEVQTFLRRLVGKLFIDPEQIQVGLVQYGESPVHEWSLGEFRTKEEVVRAAKNLSRREGRETKTAQAIMVACTEGFSQSHGGRPEAARLLVVVTDGESHDGEELPAALKACEAGRVTRYGIAVLGHYLRRQRDPSSFLREIRTIASDPDERFFFNVTDEAALTDIVDALGDRIFGLEGSHAENESSFGLEMSQIGFSTHRLKDGILFGMVGAYDWGGSVLWLEGGHRLFPPRMALEDEFPPALQNHAAYLGYSVSSMLLWGGRRLFLSGAPRFRHRGKVIAFQLKKDGAVRVAQSLQGEQIGSYFGSELCPLDTDRDGTTDVLLVAAPMFLGPQNKETGRVYVYLVGQQSLLTLQGTLQPEPPQDARFGFAMGALPDLNQDGFADVAVGAPLEDGHQGALYLYHGTQSGVRPHPAQRIAAASMPHALSYFGRSVDGRLDLDGDDLVDVAVGAQGAAILLSSQPIVHLVPSLEVTPQAISVVQRDCRRRGQEAVCLTAALCFQVTSRTPGRWDHRFYMRFTASLDEWTAGARAAFDGSGQRLSPRRLRLSVGNVTCEQLHFHVLDTSDYLRPVALTVTFALDNTTKPGPVLNEGSPTSIQKLVPFSKDCGPDNECVTDLVLQVNMDIRGSRKAPFVVRGGRRKVLVSATLENRKENAYNTSLSLIFSRNLHLASLTPQRDSPIKVECAAPSAHARLCSVGHPVFQTGAKVTFLLEFEFSCSSLLSEVFVKLTASSDSLERNGTLQDNTAQTSAYIQYEPHLLFSSESTLHRYEVHPYGTLPAGPGPEFKTTLRVQNLGCYVISGLIISALLPAVAHGGNYFLSLSQVITNNASCIVQNLTEPSGPPVHPEELQHTNRLNESNTQCQVVRCHLGQLAKGTEVSVGLLRLVHNEFFRKAKFKSLTVVSTFELGTEEGSVLQLTEASRWSESLLEVVQTRLILISLWILIGSVLGGLLLLALLVFCLWKLGFFAHKKIPEEEKREEKLEQ; translated from the exons ATGATCCTGGCCCCACAGGTCTCTGCTCCCCCTTTAACCTGGATGAACATCACCCACGCCTATTCCcagggccaccagaagctgaATTTGGATACAGTGTCTTACAACATGTTGGGGGTGGACAGCGATG GCTGCCCAACATACATGGATGTTGTCATCGTCTTGGATGGCTCTAACAGCATCTACCCCTGGTCTGAAGTTCAGACCTTCCTACGAAGACTGGTAGGGAAACTGTTTATTGACCCAGAACAGATACAG GTGGGACTGGTACAGTATGGGGAGAGCCCTGTACATGAGTGGTCCCTGGGAGAGTTCCGAACGAAGGAAGAAGTGGTGAGAGCAGCAAAGAACCTCAGTCGGCGGGAGGGACGAGAAACAAAGACTGCCCAAGCAATAATGGTGGCCTG cACAGAAGGGTTCAGTCAGTCCCATGGGGGCCGACCCGAGGCTGCCAGGCTACTGGTGGTTGTCACTGATGGAGAGTCCCATGATGGAGAGGAGCTTCCTGCAGCACTAAAGGCTTGTGAGGCTGGAAGAGTGACACGCTATGGGATTGCA GTCCTTGGTCACTACCTCCGGCGGCAGCGAGATCCCAGCTCTTTCCTGAGAGAAATTAGAACTATTGCCAGTGATCCAGATGAACGATTCTTCTTCAATGTCACAGATGAGGCTGCTCTGACTGACATTGTGGATGCACTAGGAGATCGGATTTTTGGTCTCGAAG GGTCCCATGCAGAAAACGAAAGCTCCTTTGGGCTGGAAATGTCTCAGATTGGTTTCTCCACTCATCGGCTAAAG GATGGGATTCTCTTTGGGATGGTGGGGGCCTATGACTGGGGAGGCTCTGTGCTATGGCTTGAAGGAGGTCACCGCCTTTTCCCCCCACGAATGGCACTGGAAGACGAGTTCCCCCCTGCATTGCAGAACCATGCAGCCTACCTGG GTTACTCTGTTTCTTCCATGCTTTTGTGGGGTGGACGCCGCCTGTTTCTCTCTGGGGCTCCTCGATTTAGACATCGAGGAAAAGTCATCGCCTTCCAGCTTAAGAAAGATGGGGCTGTGAGGGTTGCCCAGAGCCTCCAGGGGGAGCAG ATTGGTTCATACTTTGGCAGTGAGCTCTGCCCATTGGATACAGATAGGGATGGAACAACTGATGTCTTACTTGTGGCTGCCCCCATGTTCCTGGGACCCCAGAACAAGGAAACAGGACGTGTTTATGTGTATCTGGTGGGCCAG CAGTCCTTGCTGACCCTCCAAGGAACACTTCAGCCAGAACCCCCGCAGGATGCTCGGTTTGGCTTTGCCATGGGTGCTCTTCCTGATCTGAACCAAGATGGTTTTGCTGATGTGGCTGTGGGGGCGCCTCTGGAGGATGGGCACCAGGGAGCACTGTACCTGTACCATGGAACCCAGAGTGGAGTCAGGCCCCATCCTGCCCAG aGGATTGCTGCTGCCTCCATGCCACACGCCCTCAGCTACTTTGGCCGAAGTGTGGATGGCCGGCTAGATCTGGATGGAGATGATCTGGTCGATGTGGCTGTGGGTGCCCAGGGGGCAGCCATCCTGCTCAG CTCCCAGCCCATTGTCCATCTGGTCCCATCACTGGAGGTGACCCCACAGGCCATCAGTGTGGTTCAGAGGGACTGTAGGCGGCGAGGccaggaggcagtctgtctgacCGCAGCCCTTTGCTTCCAAGTGACCTCCCGTACTCCTGGTCGCTGGGATCACCGATTCT ACATGAGGTTCACCGCATCACTGGATGAATGGACAGCTGGGGCACGTGCAGCATTTGATGGCTCTGGCCAGAGGTTGTCCCCTCGGAGGCTCCGGCTCAGTGTGGGGAATGTCACTTGTGAGCAGCTACACTTCCATGTGCTG GATACATCAGATTACCTCCGGCCAGTGGCCTTGACTGTGACCTTTGCCTTGGACAATACCACAAAGCCAGGGCCTGTGCTGAATGAGGGCTCACCCACCTCTATACAAAAGCTG gTCCCCTTCTCAAAGGATTGTGGCCCTGACAATGAATGTGTCACAGACCTGGTGCTTCAAGTGAATATGGACATCAGAGGCTCCAG GAAGGCCCCATTTGTGGTTCGAGGTGGCCGGCGGAAAGTGCTGGTATCTGCAACTCTGGAGAACAGGAAGGAAAATGCTTACAATACTAGCCTGAGTCTCATCTTCTCTAGAAACCTCCACCTGGCCAGTCTCACTCCTCAG AGAGACAGCCCAATAAAGGTGGAATGTGCAGCCCCTTCTGCTCATGCCCGGCTCTGCAGTGTGGGGCATCCTGTCTTCCAGACTGGAGCCAAG GTGACCTTTCTGCTAGAGTTTGAGTTTAGCTGCTCCTCTCTCCTGAGTGAGGTCTTTGTGAAGCTGACTGCCAGCAG TGACAGCCTGGAGAGAAATGGGACCCTTCAAGATAACACAGCCCAGACCTCAGCCTACATCCAATATGAGCCCCACCTCCTGTTCTCTAG TGAGTCTACCCTGCACCGCTATGAGGTTCACCCATATGGGACCCTCCCAGCGGGTCCTGGCCCAGAATTCAAAACCACTCTTAGG GTTCAGAACCTAGGCTGCTATGTGATCAGTGGCCTCATCATCTCAGCACTCCTTCCAGCTGTGGCCCATGGGGGCAATTACTTCCTCTCACTGTCTCAAGTCATCACTAACAAT GCAAGCTGCATAGTGCAGAACCTGACTGAACCCTCAGGCCCACCTGTGCATCCAGAGGAGCTTCAACACACAAACAGACTG AATGAGAGCAATACTCAGTGTCAGGTGGTGAGGTGCCACCTTGGGCAGCTGGCAAAGGGGACTGAGGTCTCTGTTGGACTATTGAGGCTGGTTCACAATGAATTTTTCCGAAAA GCCAAGTTCAAGTCCCTGACAGTGGTCAGCACCTTTGAGCTGGGAACCGAAGAGGGCAGTGTCCTACAGCTGACTGAAGCCTCCCGTTGGAGTGAG
- the PEX11B gene encoding peroxisomal membrane protein 11B isoform X3 produces the protein MNLSRDAYEIRLLMEQESLACSRRLKGSGGGVPGGSETGGLGGPGTPGGGLPQLALKLRLQVLLLAQVLRGHPPLLLDVVRNACDLFIPLDKLGLWRCGPGIVGLCGLVSSILSILTLIYPWLRLKP, from the coding sequence ATGAATTTGAGCCGTGATGCTTATGAGATTCGCCTACTGATGGAGCAAGAGTCTTTAGCTTGTAGCCGGCGACTGAAAGGTTCCGGAGGAGGAGTCCCAGGAGGAAGTGAAACTGGGGGACTTGGGGGACCAGGGACTCCGGGAGGAGGTCTGCCCCAACTGGCTCTGAAACTTCGGCTGCAAGTCCTGCTCCTGGCTCAAGTCCTTAGAGGTCATCCCCCACTTCTGCTAGACGTGGTCAGAAATGCCTGTGATCTCTTCATTCCTCTGGACAAACTAGGCCTCTGGCGCTGTGGCCCTGGGATTGTGGGGCTTTGTGGCCTTGTGTCCTCCATCCTGTCTATTCTCACCCTAATCTATCCCTGGCTACGACTCAAGCCCTGA
- the ITGA10 gene encoding integrin alpha-10 isoform X1 has product MELPLVTHLFLPLVFLTGLCSPFNLDEHHPRLFPGPPEAEFGYSVLQHVGGGQRWMLVGAPWDGPSGDRRGDVYRCPVGGAHNAPCAKGHLGDYQLGNSSHPAVNMHLGMSLLETDGDGGFMACAPLWSRACGSSVFSSGICARVDASFQPQGSLAPTAQRCPTYMDVVIVLDGSNSIYPWSEVQTFLRRLVGKLFIDPEQIQVGLVQYGESPVHEWSLGEFRTKEEVVRAAKNLSRREGRETKTAQAIMVACTEGFSQSHGGRPEAARLLVVVTDGESHDGEELPAALKACEAGRVTRYGIAVLGHYLRRQRDPSSFLREIRTIASDPDERFFFNVTDEAALTDIVDALGDRIFGLEGSHAENESSFGLEMSQIGFSTHRLKDGILFGMVGAYDWGGSVLWLEGGHRLFPPRMALEDEFPPALQNHAAYLGYSVSSMLLWGGRRLFLSGAPRFRHRGKVIAFQLKKDGAVRVAQSLQGEQIGSYFGSELCPLDTDRDGTTDVLLVAAPMFLGPQNKETGRVYVYLVGQQSLLTLQGTLQPEPPQDARFGFAMGALPDLNQDGFADVAVGAPLEDGHQGALYLYHGTQSGVRPHPAQRIAAASMPHALSYFGRSVDGRLDLDGDDLVDVAVGAQGAAILLSSQPIVHLVPSLEVTPQAISVVQRDCRRRGQEAVCLTAALCFQVTSRTPGRWDHRFYMRFTASLDEWTAGARAAFDGSGQRLSPRRLRLSVGNVTCEQLHFHVLDTSDYLRPVALTVTFALDNTTKPGPVLNEGSPTSIQKLVPFSKDCGPDNECVTDLVLQVNMDIRGSRKAPFVVRGGRRKVLVSATLENRKENAYNTSLSLIFSRNLHLASLTPQRDSPIKVECAAPSAHARLCSVGHPVFQTGAKVTFLLEFEFSCSSLLSEVFVKLTASSDSLERNGTLQDNTAQTSAYIQYEPHLLFSSESTLHRYEVHPYGTLPAGPGPEFKTTLRVQNLGCYVISGLIISALLPAVAHGGNYFLSLSQVITNNASCIVQNLTEPSGPPVHPEELQHTNRLNESNTQCQVVRCHLGQLAKGTEVSVGLLRLVHNEFFRKAKFKSLTVVSTFELGTEEGSVLQLTEASRWSESLLEVVQTRLILISLWILIGSVLGGLLLLALLVFCLWKLGFFAHKKIPEEEKREEKLEQ; this is encoded by the exons ATGGAACTCCCCCTCGTCACTCACCTGTTCTTGCCCCTGGTGTTCCTGACAG GTCTCTGCTCCCCCTTTAACCTGGATGAACATCACCCACGCCTATTCCcagggccaccagaagctgaATTTGGATACAGTGTCTTACAACATGTTGGGGGTGGACAGCGATG GATGCTGGTGGGCGCCCCCTGGGATGGGCCTTCAGGCGACCGGAGGGGGGACGTTTATCGCTGCCCTGTAGGGGGAGCCCACAATGCCCCATGTGCCAAGGGCCACTTAG GTGACTACCAACTGGGAAATTCATCTCATCCTGCTGTGAATATGCACCTGGGGATGTCTCTGTTAGAGACAGATGGTGATGGGGGATTCATG GCCTGTGCCCCTCTCTGGTCTCGTGCTTGTGGCAGCTCTGTCTTCAGTTCTGGGATATGTGCCCGTGTGGATGCTTCATTCCAGCCTCAGGGAAGCCTGGCACCCACTGCCCAAC GCTGCCCAACATACATGGATGTTGTCATCGTCTTGGATGGCTCTAACAGCATCTACCCCTGGTCTGAAGTTCAGACCTTCCTACGAAGACTGGTAGGGAAACTGTTTATTGACCCAGAACAGATACAG GTGGGACTGGTACAGTATGGGGAGAGCCCTGTACATGAGTGGTCCCTGGGAGAGTTCCGAACGAAGGAAGAAGTGGTGAGAGCAGCAAAGAACCTCAGTCGGCGGGAGGGACGAGAAACAAAGACTGCCCAAGCAATAATGGTGGCCTG cACAGAAGGGTTCAGTCAGTCCCATGGGGGCCGACCCGAGGCTGCCAGGCTACTGGTGGTTGTCACTGATGGAGAGTCCCATGATGGAGAGGAGCTTCCTGCAGCACTAAAGGCTTGTGAGGCTGGAAGAGTGACACGCTATGGGATTGCA GTCCTTGGTCACTACCTCCGGCGGCAGCGAGATCCCAGCTCTTTCCTGAGAGAAATTAGAACTATTGCCAGTGATCCAGATGAACGATTCTTCTTCAATGTCACAGATGAGGCTGCTCTGACTGACATTGTGGATGCACTAGGAGATCGGATTTTTGGTCTCGAAG GGTCCCATGCAGAAAACGAAAGCTCCTTTGGGCTGGAAATGTCTCAGATTGGTTTCTCCACTCATCGGCTAAAG GATGGGATTCTCTTTGGGATGGTGGGGGCCTATGACTGGGGAGGCTCTGTGCTATGGCTTGAAGGAGGTCACCGCCTTTTCCCCCCACGAATGGCACTGGAAGACGAGTTCCCCCCTGCATTGCAGAACCATGCAGCCTACCTGG GTTACTCTGTTTCTTCCATGCTTTTGTGGGGTGGACGCCGCCTGTTTCTCTCTGGGGCTCCTCGATTTAGACATCGAGGAAAAGTCATCGCCTTCCAGCTTAAGAAAGATGGGGCTGTGAGGGTTGCCCAGAGCCTCCAGGGGGAGCAG ATTGGTTCATACTTTGGCAGTGAGCTCTGCCCATTGGATACAGATAGGGATGGAACAACTGATGTCTTACTTGTGGCTGCCCCCATGTTCCTGGGACCCCAGAACAAGGAAACAGGACGTGTTTATGTGTATCTGGTGGGCCAG CAGTCCTTGCTGACCCTCCAAGGAACACTTCAGCCAGAACCCCCGCAGGATGCTCGGTTTGGCTTTGCCATGGGTGCTCTTCCTGATCTGAACCAAGATGGTTTTGCTGATGTGGCTGTGGGGGCGCCTCTGGAGGATGGGCACCAGGGAGCACTGTACCTGTACCATGGAACCCAGAGTGGAGTCAGGCCCCATCCTGCCCAG aGGATTGCTGCTGCCTCCATGCCACACGCCCTCAGCTACTTTGGCCGAAGTGTGGATGGCCGGCTAGATCTGGATGGAGATGATCTGGTCGATGTGGCTGTGGGTGCCCAGGGGGCAGCCATCCTGCTCAG CTCCCAGCCCATTGTCCATCTGGTCCCATCACTGGAGGTGACCCCACAGGCCATCAGTGTGGTTCAGAGGGACTGTAGGCGGCGAGGccaggaggcagtctgtctgacCGCAGCCCTTTGCTTCCAAGTGACCTCCCGTACTCCTGGTCGCTGGGATCACCGATTCT ACATGAGGTTCACCGCATCACTGGATGAATGGACAGCTGGGGCACGTGCAGCATTTGATGGCTCTGGCCAGAGGTTGTCCCCTCGGAGGCTCCGGCTCAGTGTGGGGAATGTCACTTGTGAGCAGCTACACTTCCATGTGCTG GATACATCAGATTACCTCCGGCCAGTGGCCTTGACTGTGACCTTTGCCTTGGACAATACCACAAAGCCAGGGCCTGTGCTGAATGAGGGCTCACCCACCTCTATACAAAAGCTG gTCCCCTTCTCAAAGGATTGTGGCCCTGACAATGAATGTGTCACAGACCTGGTGCTTCAAGTGAATATGGACATCAGAGGCTCCAG GAAGGCCCCATTTGTGGTTCGAGGTGGCCGGCGGAAAGTGCTGGTATCTGCAACTCTGGAGAACAGGAAGGAAAATGCTTACAATACTAGCCTGAGTCTCATCTTCTCTAGAAACCTCCACCTGGCCAGTCTCACTCCTCAG AGAGACAGCCCAATAAAGGTGGAATGTGCAGCCCCTTCTGCTCATGCCCGGCTCTGCAGTGTGGGGCATCCTGTCTTCCAGACTGGAGCCAAG GTGACCTTTCTGCTAGAGTTTGAGTTTAGCTGCTCCTCTCTCCTGAGTGAGGTCTTTGTGAAGCTGACTGCCAGCAG TGACAGCCTGGAGAGAAATGGGACCCTTCAAGATAACACAGCCCAGACCTCAGCCTACATCCAATATGAGCCCCACCTCCTGTTCTCTAG TGAGTCTACCCTGCACCGCTATGAGGTTCACCCATATGGGACCCTCCCAGCGGGTCCTGGCCCAGAATTCAAAACCACTCTTAGG GTTCAGAACCTAGGCTGCTATGTGATCAGTGGCCTCATCATCTCAGCACTCCTTCCAGCTGTGGCCCATGGGGGCAATTACTTCCTCTCACTGTCTCAAGTCATCACTAACAAT GCAAGCTGCATAGTGCAGAACCTGACTGAACCCTCAGGCCCACCTGTGCATCCAGAGGAGCTTCAACACACAAACAGACTG AATGAGAGCAATACTCAGTGTCAGGTGGTGAGGTGCCACCTTGGGCAGCTGGCAAAGGGGACTGAGGTCTCTGTTGGACTATTGAGGCTGGTTCACAATGAATTTTTCCGAAAA GCCAAGTTCAAGTCCCTGACAGTGGTCAGCACCTTTGAGCTGGGAACCGAAGAGGGCAGTGTCCTACAGCTGACTGAAGCCTCCCGTTGGAGTGAG